The sequence GCACATGCTGTTTTTCGGCAAAGTTGATGCCAATACCGGTGTCGTGATCGCGGGGCAAAATGCGGTGCCCCGGCTTGACCCCGATGCGCGTGGTCGGGCCAATGCGTTCCGCGCTCGGGATGGGGCGATTGTGTCTGATCAAGCGGGGAATTTAATCATCGGCGGAATTTCGGCCTACGGTACGCCGGAGCGGGCTGAGAACAATTTTGCCGGGGAATTTGTCGCGCCCTATCAGGGGGATGACATGATCTTGCTGCAAGTTGCGGCGGATTTGCAGAGTCGTCAGCGCTGGACGCCCTTCGCCCGTCAACCGGGTGGTGGTGGCGTGCTAAGTGCCGTCGCAGTGAAGGAAGATCGCCTCGCGGTCTTTGGTTCTTCGACCTTTGGCAGTCTGATGACAACCCCGAATAGTCTGGTTCCCCAACCGTTTGATCCGGAGAAGAATGACGATCGTCAAGATGCCTACCTGGGTGTGCTGCGCGATATTAACCAATAGCGCGGGTCGGGCTGAGTTTTGAGTGTGTGTGTTCTGGGTTGTGTGTCGCTAGATGCGATGCGCAACCCATTTTCTCTGGAATTTTGTGTGATTGATCACAAGTTCGGTTGATGGCTGCATAACTTTCCGATCGCACAACGTATTGAACTATGGATGAGCGAAATGTCTCACTTCAAACCGTTTCACACACACAAAGGTTTACCGATGAAATATTTTACTGATAAAGCGATCCTTGGCGGCATGATGTTGGGGTTTGCGATCTTTGGGACGATGGCGACACCGCGTACTGTACAAGCACAAAATCCATCCGAGCCAGCCATCGAAGCAGTTGCGGCACCCACGGAATCAACCACTGAGTCTCCGATCACAGATGCTGTGACGACCAGTGAAACCCCTGAGGCATCGCTGGATGAAACGACTGAAATGCCTTCTGAGTCAGAGAGCTCAGTGCCAGCGACGACTGAGCCGACGGAGGCAACGCCCGCTGAATCCGAACAACCACAAAATGTGGAACCGCAGCCTGAAGCAACTCCAGAGCCAGCTCAGCCCAAACCAGCGTCTAAGAGTAAGAAAGGTCTGAAGCTACTATTAGGGATTCTGCAACTCTTGGGCCAGCAGTTGGCAGACTAATGATGCCGATCGCGCAGCAACTGGCTGGATGACTGTGACCCGTAATTAACTGTGATGTAGCCAGTTGATGATGGCTTGTGTGCCTTCGGTTTCCGGGCCGACCAGATAAAATGAACTGGAAATTAAACCCACGTAGAGCGCCGTACCGAGGACAAACCAGCCATAGTGCGTTTCGCGGTGGTCGGGGAGTTCTTCGGAAAAGATATTGAACATCAGGAAGCCGGCTAATAACGCCATGAGGCCATCCGTAAAGTATTCATTCTCGAACTGTATACCGAGTTTGATACTGACGCCAAAGACGAGAGAGCCAACCAGTAGGAAGCGACCATAGCGATCGAATAACTGACCATATTTTTCCTGGTATGCATGGTTGCTGGCCAATAAGTGGAGGCCCAATGCAATGACGTAAACAATGGCCCAGATGATGCTGCTCTCCAACGATTGGGGAATGGTATAAATCAACAAAAAATTATAGAGACAGGCAAAGAGCATTTGTATCCAGAAGATTGCCTGATGATACTTGAAGTCCCATTTTTGGGCACTGTTCCAGGCGAGGCGTTGACAGCCATAGAAAAAGATAAAGCCCGACAGCGAAATTAGGTGGGAGGGGGCGTGCCCGAGCACCGTCTCGCCTTTTTCTAACTCTGGTAGTAGATGTAAGAAAACGTAGGCGATCGCCAATCCACCACTAAAGGAGAGGGCGATTTGCGCTGATTTGAATAACGATCGGTGCAATTGTTTGGAATATAAATGCACTATGGCAAAGGCGCTGCTAACGCCAATCGTGATACCTGACGTAATGATGCTGGACATAGCGTTGGGTGAATAACCGCAATGAATAACAAACTCTATGGCTAAGTATGCCCATTGTCCTAGTTATCCTGCTGCTGAGGATTTACGCTGCCGACATCGTTTGGAACAGTAGCGCACTTCGTCCCAGTTCTTTTCCCATTTTTTGCGCCAAGTGAAGGACAAACCGCAGACGGCACAAATTTTGGTCGGGCGATCGGATTTTTTACGCTGACGGGCCATATTCGCTGTACAGTTTTGGCTTAGAACTGTTCTTAAAATACTGTATTTTCGGGAGCTGTATGGCGACGCTGCTTGATCGAATTCGAATTGTCTTAATTCAGCCTTTAGGGGCGCGCAATGTGGGTTCGATCGCGCGCGTCATGAAGAATATGGGGCTATCGCAGCTGTGGATTGTGCAACCCGAATGCGATATTCGATCGGAAGAAGCGCGGCGAATGTCGGTGCGCGCGGCCAATATATTGGCCACTGCCCAGATTTGTGATTCCTTAGCGACGGCGTTGGCGGGCTGCTCAGTTGCTGTGGCGACCATTGGACGGGATGTCGATCGGTTGATCGAAACACCACGGACCGGAATGGAAAAGCTAGTATCAACGGTGGCGCATACGAGTTCTGAATTCCAAGGTGCAATTATTTTTGGTCGTGAAGATCATGGTTTGAGCAATGCTGATCTAGATCAAGCACAAATATATGTATCCATCCCCGCAAATGCAGAATACCCCTCATTGAATTTGGCGCAGGCAGTCGGCATTCTGGCCTATGAGCTGCATTTAGCCGTCGCCGCACCGTTACAAAACGCGATCGTTAAACCCGTGGATGAGGTGGTTGATTTAGCCCAAGTCGAAGGCTATTTCCAAGATTTGGAAGCATTACTATTGGAAATTGGTTTTTTACAGGAACATACGGCGGCTAGTCGCATTGCGAAGTTGCGGGATCTACTCAAGCGGGGCAATCCGAGTGCGGCGGAAGTGGCGATGTTACGAGGGATAATTCGACAGGTGAAGTGGGCCGCACGATCACAATCGATCGAGTCATGACGGTTTGAAGATTAGGTAATATCTGGGGCAATTTCAGAAATACGGTCATTGTTCAGTGAATGTGCAATGTAACTGTATCGATGAAGCGTTATGTTGCGTTCCCCACATTCGAAGAAACTGTTGCGTTTTGATCAGCGGGCTTTTGCCATTAGTCTGATTGTCTTGGCGCTCGAAGTTTTAATTGCATTATTTTTTCGCGATCGGTTTGTGCGGTACTTTTTGGGTGACGTGTTGGTTGTTGTGCTGATTGGCTACATTATCCGCGCATTCTGGGCAATTCGGCTCCCGATTATCGCCTTTGGCAGCTTGATTTTTGCCTATGGGGTGGAGCTAGCGCAATACTTCAATGTGCTTGGTTGGTTGGGCTGGCAGGATATTGCGATCGCGCAATTGCTGCTGGGTACGACCTTTGATTGGACTGATTTGATTGCGTATACGATCGGTGCAGGGCTGATTCTGTGGCTTGATCGGTGGCGATAAGATGTGGCGAGATTAGACCTATGACGGCGCGTCCTACGACGGTTTGTCCTGTGACAAGCTGTCTTTCGACTTAATCAGTTAATTCTGGGATTCTCAATAAGATCACCGTGATTGACTTTAGAACGTTTTATGAATCTGATTCACCTGAGCTTTGCTTGTGTTGGTTTGAGCCTGTTACCGACAGTTGGTTTCGCTGCCGATGTTGATAATTTGTCGCAAAAACAATTGTCTGATGCGGCAATTGTTAACGTCCAAACAAGTCCAGTTGCCCAGTCAATTACCAGTGCGGCGGCACTTCAGGCACCGGAACGCTCAGTTTCGTTAATGCTTCTACCCGCAGACGCTGCTAGGTTTGTCCAACCCGTGGATGTGCCGGAGGCAGTTTTGCTGGCCGCGCGATCGATAACACCGATTGTCAATTCGAAGACTTTGCCGTTGTCGCCGTCCGCGTTGTCCGCTTCGCCTTTCCTGATTGCAGACGGGAATCCGGCTGAAGCGGCAAAACTCAATCTATGGACCTCGGCCCGTCCGGACGGCCATGCGC comes from Romeriopsis navalis LEGE 11480 and encodes:
- a CDS encoding RNA methyltransferase; this encodes MATLLDRIRIVLIQPLGARNVGSIARVMKNMGLSQLWIVQPECDIRSEEARRMSVRAANILATAQICDSLATALAGCSVAVATIGRDVDRLIETPRTGMEKLVSTVAHTSSEFQGAIIFGREDHGLSNADLDQAQIYVSIPANAEYPSLNLAQAVGILAYELHLAVAAPLQNAIVKPVDEVVDLAQVEGYFQDLEALLLEIGFLQEHTAASRIAKLRDLLKRGNPSAAEVAMLRGIIRQVKWAARSQSIES
- a CDS encoding DUF2256 domain-containing protein; this translates as MARQRKKSDRPTKICAVCGLSFTWRKKWEKNWDEVRYCSKRCRQRKSSAAG
- a CDS encoding ribosomal maturation YjgA family protein produces the protein MLRSPHSKKLLRFDQRAFAISLIVLALEVLIALFFRDRFVRYFLGDVLVVVLIGYIIRAFWAIRLPIIAFGSLIFAYGVELAQYFNVLGWLGWQDIAIAQLLLGTTFDWTDLIAYTIGAGLILWLDRWR